A window of Martelella mediterranea DSM 17316 contains these coding sequences:
- a CDS encoding winged helix-turn-helix transcriptional regulator codes for MQREINGRPVIETARGPVLTPCAPGSVLARLGDKWTILVVSMLALSPDAPMRFGAIKRGIPDISQRMLTLTLRNLERDGLVARYYHAEVPPRVEYELTARGRSMLGPLAAFTGWIRDTWQDIETSRRAFDEAEFERSGDGSKSKISL; via the coding sequence GTGCAGCGTGAAATCAATGGCCGCCCGGTAATCGAAACCGCGCGAGGGCCTGTTCTGACGCCATGCGCCCCGGGCAGCGTGCTGGCGCGTCTCGGCGACAAATGGACTATTCTGGTGGTGTCCATGCTCGCCCTGTCGCCGGATGCTCCCATGCGGTTCGGAGCGATCAAGCGCGGCATTCCGGATATTTCGCAAAGGATGCTTACGCTCACTCTTCGCAATCTCGAGCGCGACGGCCTCGTTGCGCGCTACTATCATGCCGAAGTGCCGCCGCGCGTGGAATATGAACTGACGGCCCGTGGCAGGTCCATGCTCGGCCCCCTGGCCGCCTTTACGGGCTGGATCAGGGATACCTGGCAGGACATCGAGACCTCGCGCCGTGCTTTCGACGAGGCTGAATTCGAACGATCGGGCGACGGGAGCAAAAGCAAAATCTCTCTCTGA
- a CDS encoding NmrA/HSCARG family protein, with amino-acid sequence MDHTAEFLVFGATGQQGGAVARALKAKGREVKAFVRDPDSARSKALSAAGISLAVGDLFDPASIDRAMAGVKGVFSVQTSSPSGEVTDAQEVLQGKGIADSAVRQGVRHLVYSSSGASGKGLTGMGHFDSKSEIEAYVQSLPVMTTITRPVSFMEMLLLPGLGLPQGEFTFFMRPEQSMQMIALADLGRMNAQILVSPERYASKAIELASANVTGRDLERFCV; translated from the coding sequence ATGGATCACACAGCGGAATTTCTCGTGTTCGGAGCGACCGGGCAGCAAGGCGGGGCTGTTGCGCGCGCGCTGAAAGCCAAGGGGAGGGAGGTCAAGGCCTTCGTGCGTGATCCCGACAGCGCCAGATCGAAGGCCTTGTCTGCCGCAGGCATCTCGCTGGCAGTCGGCGATCTGTTTGACCCAGCATCGATTGACCGTGCGATGGCAGGGGTCAAGGGTGTGTTCAGCGTTCAGACCAGTTCGCCGTCAGGCGAGGTCACCGATGCCCAGGAGGTCCTGCAGGGCAAGGGGATTGCAGACAGCGCCGTCCGGCAAGGGGTACGACATCTCGTTTATTCGTCGAGTGGAGCATCGGGCAAGGGCCTGACGGGAATGGGGCATTTCGACAGCAAATCGGAAATCGAAGCTTATGTGCAGAGCCTCCCCGTGATGACCACGATCACGCGCCCGGTAAGCTTCATGGAAATGCTGTTATTGCCCGGTCTGGGACTTCCTCAAGGCGAATTCACCTTCTTCATGCGCCCGGAGCAATCCATGCAGATGATCGCGCTTGCCGATCTGGGAAGGATGAACGCCCAGATCCTGGTGTCGCCTGAGCGCTATGCTAGCAAGGCCATCGAACTGGCGAGCGCGAATGTGACGGGCCGCGACCTAGAGCGGTTCTGTGTTTGA
- a CDS encoding SDR family NAD(P)-dependent oxidoreductase produces MPKVWLVTGASRGLGREIARAALDAGETVVATARSADAVREAFGDHDRLHARALDITDAEAANAVAAETAERFGAIDVLVNNAGYAELGFFETFTDEAVRRQFEVNLFGTMNVARAVAPHMRRRRAGLIVTISSVSGLVSNAGGAVYSASKFAVEGWMEGFAQELAPLGVRSLLVEPGMLRTDFMDGKSARFGSIDIPDYAEAIAQYLAFVDGANGNQPGDPKLLAARIVPLAAQDDAPARFVFGDDARQWAGAKVDQLRHEIARSADHD; encoded by the coding sequence ATGCCAAAGGTTTGGTTGGTGACCGGCGCGAGCCGGGGACTTGGACGCGAGATCGCGCGCGCGGCGCTCGATGCGGGCGAAACGGTGGTGGCCACGGCGCGCTCCGCCGATGCGGTGCGCGAGGCCTTCGGGGACCACGATCGCCTGCATGCCCGCGCGCTCGATATCACCGATGCCGAGGCCGCCAATGCGGTGGCCGCCGAGACCGCGGAGCGGTTCGGCGCGATCGACGTGCTGGTCAACAATGCCGGCTATGCCGAGCTGGGTTTCTTCGAGACCTTCACGGATGAAGCGGTACGGCGTCAGTTCGAGGTCAATCTGTTCGGCACGATGAACGTCGCGCGCGCGGTCGCCCCCCATATGCGTCGCCGCCGCGCGGGCCTGATCGTCACCATCTCGTCGGTCAGCGGGCTGGTCTCCAATGCCGGCGGTGCGGTCTATTCGGCCTCGAAATTCGCGGTCGAGGGATGGATGGAGGGCTTTGCGCAGGAACTGGCGCCGTTGGGCGTCCGCTCGCTTCTGGTCGAGCCGGGCATGCTGCGCACCGACTTCATGGACGGCAAGTCGGCGCGCTTCGGCAGCATCGACATTCCGGATTATGCCGAGGCGATCGCGCAGTATCTCGCGTTTGTCGACGGCGCGAATGGCAACCAGCCGGGCGATCCGAAGCTGCTCGCGGCGCGGATCGTGCCGCTTGCCGCGCAGGACGATGCGCCGGCGCGGTTCGTGTTCGGCGACGACGCCCGGCAGTGGGCCGGCGCAAAGGTCGATCAGTTGCGGCACGAGATCGCCCGCTCGGCCGATCACGATTGA
- a CDS encoding LysR family transcriptional regulator gives MRPDQFGDLAIFAAIASDRSFTRAARRLGVTQSALSQTMKRLEGQLGFRLLTRTTRSVAPTAAGERLLATLSPAIAGLDAEIEALSHARGTAIGTVRITTGKHAADTVLWPMLPAFMRRYPGIEVDVSVEDGMTDVVAGRYDAGIRLGERLEKDMIALTVGPPLRVAVVAAPGYLRDHPTPMEPADLTAHRCIAYADAHGNLSPWSFERDGRAVTVTPGRGPVFNDADLLVAAAIEGFGILYILEDLVAAPIADGRLTRLLEPWCEPFSGYHLYYPDRRGTTAFELFKEALRAERAA, from the coding sequence ATGCGTCCGGATCAGTTCGGCGACCTCGCCATCTTCGCGGCGATTGCCTCCGACCGCAGCTTCACCCGCGCCGCGCGGCGGCTCGGCGTCACGCAATCGGCCTTGAGCCAGACCATGAAGCGGCTGGAGGGCCAACTCGGCTTTCGCCTGCTCACCCGCACGACGCGAAGCGTTGCCCCCACCGCCGCCGGCGAGCGCCTGCTCGCCACCCTGTCGCCGGCCATTGCCGGGCTGGACGCCGAGATCGAGGCGCTATCCCATGCACGCGGGACAGCAATCGGCACGGTCCGGATCACGACGGGCAAACACGCTGCAGACACGGTGCTGTGGCCGATGCTGCCCGCCTTCATGCGCCGCTATCCGGGCATTGAGGTGGACGTGAGCGTGGAGGACGGCATGACCGATGTCGTGGCGGGCCGCTATGATGCGGGCATCCGGCTCGGCGAGCGACTGGAGAAGGACATGATCGCGCTCACGGTCGGGCCTCCGCTGCGCGTGGCGGTGGTGGCCGCTCCCGGCTATCTGCGCGACCATCCGACGCCGATGGAGCCGGCCGATCTCACCGCCCATCGCTGCATCGCCTACGCCGACGCGCACGGCAATCTGTCACCCTGGTCATTCGAGCGCGACGGCCGCGCGGTGACGGTCACGCCAGGCCGCGGACCGGTCTTCAACGATGCGGACCTGCTGGTCGCCGCCGCTATTGAAGGGTTCGGCATCCTCTACATCCTGGAAGATCTGGTGGCGGCGCCGATTGCCGATGGCCGTCTTACCCGCCTGCTGGAGCCGTGGTGCGAGCCGTTTTCCGGCTACCACCTCTATTACCCCGATCGGCGCGGCACGACCGCTTTCGAACTCTTCAAGGAAGCGCTGCGCGCAGAAAGGGCTGCATGA
- a CDS encoding ABC transporter ATP-binding protein has protein sequence MTDPNPKIAFRNVSKSFGEGDKSFVALRDLTLDIADGEIVTVVGPSGCGKSTAMNIVAGLTGVTSGECLVNGKAVNGPGPDRGVIFQQYALFPWLTVIKNVEFGLKLQGMGREQRRERALHYLDLVGLKDFAEAYPKTLSGGMKQRCAIARAYAVNPSVLLMDEPFGALDALTRVKLQDQLLDTWSKDKRTVMFITHDVDEAVYIAHRVIVLAARPGRLQEIINVDLPFPRNEEIRLSPEFTEIRNNVWRAVYDRSQQAA, from the coding sequence ATGACTGACCCAAACCCCAAGATCGCGTTTCGCAATGTGAGCAAGTCCTTCGGTGAAGGCGACAAGTCGTTTGTGGCGCTCAGGGACCTGACGCTGGATATCGCCGATGGCGAAATCGTCACCGTGGTGGGGCCGTCGGGTTGCGGCAAGTCGACGGCGATGAACATCGTGGCGGGGCTCACAGGCGTGACCTCGGGCGAATGCCTGGTCAATGGCAAGGCGGTCAACGGCCCCGGTCCCGATCGCGGCGTCATCTTCCAGCAATACGCGCTCTTTCCCTGGCTGACCGTGATCAAGAATGTCGAGTTCGGCCTCAAGCTGCAGGGCATGGGCCGGGAACAGCGCCGCGAGCGGGCGCTGCATTACCTCGATCTCGTCGGGCTCAAGGATTTCGCCGAGGCCTATCCCAAGACGCTGTCCGGCGGCATGAAGCAGCGTTGCGCCATTGCCAGGGCCTATGCCGTCAATCCCAGCGTGTTGCTGATGGATGAACCCTTTGGCGCGCTCGATGCGCTGACGCGGGTCAAGCTGCAGGACCAGTTGCTCGATACCTGGTCCAAGGACAAGCGGACGGTGATGTTCATCACCCATGATGTCGACGAGGCCGTCTACATCGCCCACCGCGTTATCGTTCTTGCGGCCCGCCCCGGGCGCCTGCAGGAAATCATCAATGTCGACCTGCCCTTTCCGCGTAACGAGGAAATCCGGCTGTCGCCTGAATTCACAGAGATCAGAAACAATGTCTGGCGGGCGGTTTATGACCGGTCCCAACAGGCGGCATGA
- a CDS encoding IS630 family transposase (programmed frameshift), giving the protein MTAPLSNDLRKRVVLAIEAGESCRSVASRFGVSVSAAVKWSQRYRATGSVAPGKMGGHRKRILEPHRAFIIERINQTSHLTLHGLKDELAARGVKVSHDTVWKFLRREGLSFKKTLFALEQARADIARRRQRWQTLQAGLDPSRLVFIDETWIKTNMAPLRGWGKRGKRLRGFAPHGHWRTLTFLGALRCDRLTAPCVFDGPINGQCFQAYVEQILVPTLKPGDIVVMDNLGSHKSAAIRKAIKAAGARLWFLPPYSPDLNPIEQAFAKIKHWMRMGQKRTVEETWRAIGRLVTTIKPQECASYLANAGYASIKN; this is encoded by the exons ATGACGGCACCTCTTTCCAATGATCTTCGTAAGCGTGTGGTTCTTGCCATTGAGGCTGGCGAGAGCTGCCGCTCGGTCGCTTCCCGCTTTGGGGTTTCCGTGTCTGCTGCAGTGAAGTGGTCGCAGCGCTACCGGGCGACAGGTTCGGTCGCGCCCGGCAAGATGGGTGGCCATCGCAAGCGCATACTGGAACCGCACCGGGCCTTCATCATCGAGCGCATCAACCAGACCTCGCATCTGACGCTGCACGGGCTGAAGGATGAACTGGCTGCGCGTGGCGTAAAGGTCTCGCACGATACGGTCTGGAAGTTCCTGCGGCGCGAGGGTCTCAGCTTC AAAAAAACACTGTTCGCCCTTGAGCAGGCGCGCGCCGACATCGCCAGACGGCGTCAACGCTGGCAGACTTTGCAGGCCGGCCTCGACCCCAGCAGGCTGGTGTTCATCGATGAAACCTGGATCAAGACCAATATGGCCCCGCTTCGGGGATGGGGCAAACGCGGCAAACGCCTTCGCGGCTTTGCGCCGCATGGGCATTGGCGAACCCTGACCTTTCTCGGCGCGCTGCGCTGCGACCGGCTGACGGCCCCTTGCGTCTTCGACGGGCCGATCAACGGCCAGTGCTTCCAAGCCTATGTCGAGCAGATCCTCGTGCCCACTCTCAAGCCCGGTGATATCGTCGTCATGGACAATCTCGGCAGCCACAAGTCAGCCGCGATCCGCAAGGCGATCAAAGCGGCAGGCGCAAGGCTATGGTTCCTGCCGCCCTATTCGCCCGATCTCAATCCGATCGAACAGGCGTTCGCCAAGATCAAACACTGGATGCGTATGGGGCAGAAGCGAACCGTCGAGGAAACATGGCGGGCCATCGGCCGCCTCGTCACCACCATCAAACCGCAAGAGTGCGCAAGTTACCTTGCAAATGCTGGATACGCTTCCATTAAAAACTGA
- a CDS encoding ROK family protein, with amino-acid sequence MSRAELSRVTGISSAGVTKIMTQMIREGLVRECDPSGAFSIGRPATTVEICPEARHVLGIHLGAGQVHIALSDAALNLSHTRSITYDLTEPVEDLIARVSDLARNVLHDGALPFNQILGIGVGVPGGVDPARRVNTHSVLTGWKGIAFAEAFEQSLGLPVVLEHNATAMAMAEACYGVGRAAESILYLLLGKGIGGGFVQTGAAERRSVVEIGHIVVEPGGRPCRCGGRGCLERFFSEEPLSALVGHPDLPRSKLVAAAMERPEWPQLYEYLLQAMSTTVTLFGPERVVLGGDFNGAPERFFADLRRDLPPRVMPQQRLKLAIERTSLDEPVGVQGAAGVALEQFLYSNGPLAAARMSHRQSVRV; translated from the coding sequence ATGTCGCGCGCCGAGCTGTCGCGCGTGACCGGCATTTCGTCTGCAGGCGTCACCAAAATCATGACGCAGATGATCCGCGAAGGTCTGGTGCGCGAGTGCGATCCATCGGGCGCGTTCAGCATCGGGCGGCCCGCAACAACCGTGGAAATCTGTCCCGAGGCTCGCCATGTTCTCGGCATTCATCTTGGAGCAGGGCAGGTCCATATCGCGCTGTCGGATGCGGCGCTCAACCTTTCCCACACGCGAAGCATCACCTACGACCTGACGGAGCCCGTCGAAGATTTGATCGCGCGCGTTTCTGATCTCGCCCGCAACGTCCTTCATGACGGCGCCCTTCCTTTCAACCAGATCCTCGGGATCGGGGTCGGCGTTCCCGGCGGCGTTGATCCGGCCCGACGCGTCAATACGCATTCCGTGCTGACGGGATGGAAAGGGATCGCCTTTGCGGAGGCGTTCGAGCAGTCGCTCGGCCTTCCGGTCGTGCTGGAGCACAATGCCACGGCCATGGCGATGGCCGAAGCCTGTTACGGCGTTGGGCGGGCCGCGGAAAGCATTCTCTATCTTCTGCTTGGCAAGGGCATTGGCGGCGGTTTCGTGCAGACCGGAGCCGCCGAGCGGCGCAGCGTCGTCGAGATCGGCCACATCGTCGTCGAGCCCGGTGGCCGACCTTGCCGATGCGGCGGGCGCGGCTGTCTCGAACGGTTCTTCTCGGAAGAGCCGCTCAGCGCGCTTGTCGGTCATCCCGATCTTCCCCGGTCGAAATTGGTCGCAGCCGCCATGGAGCGCCCGGAATGGCCCCAGCTTTACGAGTATCTGCTTCAGGCCATGTCCACGACCGTCACTCTTTTCGGTCCCGAGCGGGTCGTGCTGGGCGGCGATTTCAACGGCGCGCCCGAGCGGTTCTTCGCGGATCTGAGACGGGACCTGCCGCCGCGGGTGATGCCGCAGCAGCGGCTGAAGCTTGCGATCGAACGCACGAGCCTCGACGAGCCGGTCGGCGTGCAGGGCGCGGCCGGCGTCGCGCTTGAACAATTTCTTTATTCAAACGGCCCCTTGGCCGCCGCGCGGATGTCTCACCGGCAATCTGTGCGCGTCTAA
- a CDS encoding aliphatic sulfonate ABC transporter substrate-binding protein, with translation MLKKLVLMAAVAAAALSGPASAEELDKIRMGYIADYFGTSVAAIATEEDLWAKHGLEADLKVFTNGPIQVQALNAGSLDFAYIGPGALWLPASGQAKVIAVNALGYTDRVIAQPGIDSIADLKGKKVGVPEGTSGDMLLRLALEKAGMTLDDIDVIPMDPSTVVTAFASGQIDAAGIWYPFVDVVKKRVPDLKELSSNEDFFPDIAFPSSFIVSDAKAGDEDVIKKVDAVIKDAIDFRRENPEKSVEITAAFLNVPAEPLLVESKLAKLPSSEELVELTRDGKVDNWFDTLAGLYADFGKIESPLPASEFYLGKLYAE, from the coding sequence ATGCTGAAGAAACTGGTACTCATGGCCGCGGTCGCCGCGGCTGCCCTGTCCGGCCCGGCCAGCGCCGAGGAGCTCGACAAGATCCGGATGGGCTATATCGCCGATTATTTCGGAACGAGCGTCGCGGCCATCGCCACCGAAGAGGATCTCTGGGCCAAGCACGGCCTTGAGGCGGACCTCAAGGTCTTCACCAATGGCCCGATCCAGGTCCAGGCGCTCAATGCCGGCTCGCTCGATTTCGCCTATATCGGTCCCGGCGCGCTCTGGCTGCCGGCAAGCGGACAGGCCAAGGTCATCGCCGTCAACGCGCTCGGCTATACCGATCGCGTGATCGCCCAGCCGGGCATCGACAGCATTGCCGATCTCAAGGGCAAGAAGGTCGGCGTGCCGGAAGGCACGTCCGGCGACATGCTGCTGCGTCTGGCGCTTGAAAAGGCGGGGATGACGCTCGACGATATCGACGTGATCCCGATGGATCCGTCGACCGTGGTGACCGCCTTCGCATCGGGGCAGATTGACGCCGCCGGCATCTGGTATCCCTTTGTCGACGTCGTCAAGAAGCGCGTTCCGGACCTCAAGGAGCTGAGCTCCAACGAGGACTTCTTCCCCGATATCGCGTTCCCGTCGAGCTTCATCGTCAGCGATGCCAAGGCCGGCGATGAAGACGTCATCAAGAAGGTGGATGCGGTCATCAAGGACGCCATCGATTTCCGCCGCGAGAACCCGGAAAAGTCGGTTGAGATCACCGCCGCGTTCCTGAACGTGCCGGCCGAGCCGCTGCTGGTGGAATCCAAGCTCGCCAAGCTGCCCTCAAGCGAGGAACTGGTGGAACTGACCCGCGACGGGAAGGTCGACAACTGGTTCGATACACTTGCCGGGCTCTATGCCGATTTCGGCAAGATCGAAAGCCCGCTTCCGGCTTCGGAATTCTATCTGGGCAAGCTTTACGCCGAATAA
- a CDS encoding ABC transporter permease has translation MSVAKDLDIAEPRRDFVFRSPKLLWGIVSFACGIGLWWLATASGVSVLPTPLTVFQRMIELAISGQLWMDMFASLRRVLIGFLIGSLIAVPVGFLMGWYKIARAVIDPWIQFFRVIPPLAIIPLAIVTLGIDEKPKIFVIFLAAFLSSVVSTYQGVISVDRTYINAARVLGAGDRVIFTRIIIPASTPFILVGFRIGLGSAWATVVAAELIAAQSGLGFRMQQAQLYYDLPTIFVSLIAIGILGLIMDRIVVRAEERLTHWQERIHHD, from the coding sequence ATGAGCGTCGCAAAAGACCTCGACATTGCCGAACCGCGCCGGGACTTCGTGTTTCGTTCGCCGAAACTTCTCTGGGGGATTGTGTCCTTTGCCTGCGGCATCGGGCTGTGGTGGCTTGCCACGGCCTCCGGCGTATCGGTGCTGCCAACGCCCCTGACGGTTTTCCAGCGCATGATCGAGCTCGCCATTTCCGGCCAGCTGTGGATGGATATGTTCGCTTCCCTTCGCCGCGTGCTGATCGGCTTTCTCATCGGTTCGCTGATTGCGGTGCCCGTGGGCTTTCTCATGGGGTGGTACAAGATTGCCCGCGCGGTCATCGATCCGTGGATCCAGTTCTTCCGCGTCATCCCGCCGCTTGCCATCATTCCGCTTGCGATCGTTACGCTCGGCATCGATGAAAAGCCGAAGATCTTCGTGATCTTTCTCGCCGCCTTCCTGTCCTCCGTGGTGTCGACCTATCAGGGCGTCATCAGCGTGGACCGGACCTATATCAATGCCGCGCGGGTGCTTGGCGCCGGCGACCGCGTGATCTTCACCCGGATCATCATTCCCGCATCGACGCCGTTCATTCTGGTGGGCTTTCGCATCGGTCTCGGCTCGGCCTGGGCGACCGTGGTCGCCGCGGAACTGATCGCCGCGCAATCCGGCCTCGGCTTCCGCATGCAACAGGCGCAGCTCTACTACGACCTGCCGACGATCTTCGTCAGCCTCATCGCCATCGGCATTCTCGGCCTGATCATGGACCGCATTGTCGTGCGTGCCGAAGAGCGCCTGACCCACTGGCAGGAAAGAATTCATCATGACTGA